From the Cydia splendana chromosome 27, ilCydSple1.2, whole genome shotgun sequence genome, one window contains:
- the LOC134803695 gene encoding zinc finger protein 62-like yields MSLEESIKEEDKCIKEEPHCHIDHHVSTGLNPEVHIKAESECATDIPESKEDSEDLVRDELAGHTGQEVKKELDLASELLRQIEDDHIAIDGWMETRIKEETNPEFLSCVKQILHQNCVVKLERIPIDNFKKSQRYSFPRLTSIPTEKVKRTRKNCNKNTLKVAKKVYICDTCSKPYARRASIIKHLLNKMCGKPYACEICQKKFPYPSSLRQHKLTHSGEKPLCEKPYACEICEKKFPYPSSLRNHKLTHSGEKPLCEKPYACEICQKKFPYPSSLRKHKLTHSGEKPFKCELCGRNCATQSSLKYHVLLHMDDRPFSCDICNRKFIKKRYLIDHKLSHSDEMPFECDVCGKRLKHKESLDDHLQTHGFYGNKQVFSCDFCESKFGRKSHLAIHERRHTGEKPFPCEVCKKGFISNSVLTSHMRIHTGERPYACAICPMRFTTSGRLSFHKQKHSRAKYKPRICQGQVFR; encoded by the exons ATGTCGCTGGAAGAAAGTATAAAAGAGGAAGACAAGTGCATAAAAGAGGAGCCTCACTGTCATATTGACCATCATGTAAGCACTGGGCTGAACCCTGAAGTACATATAAAGGCAGAGTCTGAATGTGCCACAGATATACCAGAGAGCAAAGAGGATTCAGAAGATCTTGTGAGGGATGAGCTGGCTGGGCATACCGGCCAGGAAGTTAAGAAAGAACTTGACCTGGCTTCGGAACTGTTACGTCAGATCGAAGATGACCATA TTGCAATTGATGGATGGATGGAAACACGGATTAAGGAGGAGACAAATCCGGAGTTTTTAAGTTGTGTCAAGCAAATATTGCACCAGAATTGTGTTGTCAAACTCGAGCGCATACCTATTGATAATTTCAAGAAATCTCAACGCTATTCATTTCCTAGGTTAACTTCTATTCCAACAGAAAAAGTCAAGAGAACAAGAAAAAACTGCAACAAAAACACCCTTAAAGTTGCAAAGAAAGTTTACATTTGTGATACTTGCAGCAAACCATATGCGAGGAGAGCTTCAATTATCAAACACTTACTAAATAAAATGTGTGGAAAACCTTATGCTTGTGAAATATGTCAAAAGAAGTTCCCGTACCCTTCGTCTTTACGTCAACATAAGTTAACTCATTCAGGGGAGAAACCTTTGTGTGAAAAACCTTACGCTTGTGAAATATGTGAAAAGAAGTTCCCGTACCCTTCGTCTTTACGTAACCATAAGTTAACTCATTCAGGGGAGAAACCTTTGTGTGAAAAACCTTACGCTTGTGAAATATGTCAAAAGAAGTTCCCGTACCCTTCGTCTTTACGTAAACATAAGTTAACTCATTCAGGGGAGAAACCTTTCAAGTGTGAGCTATGTGGAAGAAATTGTGCCACTCAGTCATCCTTGAAATACCATGTGTTGTTACACATGGATGACCGTCCGTTTTCTTGTGATATATGTAACAGGAAATTTATCAAGAAAAGATATTTAATCGACCATAAACTTTCTCACTCGGACGAGATGCCTTTTGAGTGCGATGTTTGTGGGAAGCGATTGAAACATAAAGAAAGTTTGGACGATCATTTACAAACGCACGGATTTTACGGTAATAAACAGGTGTTTTCCTGCGACTTTTGTGAAAGCAAGTTTGGTCGAAAGTCACATTTGGCTATACATGAGAGAAGACACACTGGCGAGAAGCCATTTCCATGTGAAGTTTGCAAAAAGGGTTTTATTTCTAACTCAGTGTTAACATCACATATGAGAATACACACTGGGGAAAGACCTTATGCCTGCGCCATATGCCCAATGCGGTTCACAACAAGTGGAAGATTAAGTTTCCATAAGCAAAAGCATTCGAGAGCGAAGTATAAGCCACGAATTTGTCAAGGGCAAGTGTTTAGGTGA